One window of Mauremys reevesii isolate NIE-2019 linkage group 4, ASM1616193v1, whole genome shotgun sequence genomic DNA carries:
- the LOC120403981 gene encoding olfactory receptor 1052-like encodes MAPGNCTRVTGFIFQGITDSLKLQNILFVFFFVIFFCTLVGNVWVIVLISIDSQLHSSMYFFLSNLSLLDVVSSSVIAPKAMLSSLVMSKDISFPGGVVQFFLFSFCANNELCLLAVTAYDHFVAICNPLLYYVILSKRVCFQLVAGSSLSACVNATVHTCTEFSLSFGHFTVLNHFFCDIHPLQEISCSDFRINKRVHFIFSAIETISTIFTILISYTYIIFAILRIRSTAGRHKAFSTCTSHLTVVSILYGTLTFTYLRPSSGSSVDWEKMVAVSDTLVIPLLNP; translated from the coding sequence atggctcccGGAAACTGCACCAGAGTGACTGGCTTCATTTTCCAGGGAATCACTGACAGTCTAAAGCTGCAAAACATCCTCTTTGTGTTCTTCTTTGTCATTTTTTTCTGCACGCTGGTGGGGAATGTCTGGGTGATTGTGCTGATTAGCATTGactcccaactccacagctccatgtactttttcctcagcaaCTTGTCCCTCTTAGATGTTGTCTCCTCCTCTGTGATTGCCCCCAAGGCGATGCTCAGTTCCCTAGTGATGAGTAAAGACATTTCTTTCCCTGGGGGCGTGGTtcagtttttccttttctccttctgTGCCAACAATGAGCTTTGCCTCTTGGCTGTGACGGCCTACGATCACTTTGTGGCCATCTGCAACCCATTGCTTTATTATGTCATCCTGTCCAAGAGAGTCTGCTTCCAGCTGGTGGCTGGCTCTTCCCTAAGCGCCTGTGTCAATGCCACTGTGCATACGTGTACTGAATTCAGTCTGTCCTTCGGCCACTTCACTGTCCtcaatcatttcttctgtgataTTCACCCACTCCAAGAAATCTCCTGCTCTGACTTTCGTATCAATAAGCGAGTGCATTTCATCTTTTCAGCCATAGAAACAATAAGCACCATTTTCACCATCCTCATCTCCTACACTTACATCATCTTTGCCATCCTGAGGATCCGCTCCACGGCAGGAaggcacaaagccttctccacctgcacctcccacctgACTGTCGTTTCCATCTTATATGGGACCCTGACCTTTACATATTTACGACCCTCCTCTGGCAGCTCAGTGGACTGGGAGAAAATGGTGGCCGTGTCCGATACCCTTGTGATCCCCCTGCTgaacccctga